A window of the Gammaproteobacteria bacterium genome harbors these coding sequences:
- a CDS encoding inorganic phosphate transporter yields AGAFIAGGQVTTTIRKGIIDPSSIAGSPELLVYGMLAALLAAAIWLMIASTRGWPVSTTHTIVGAIVGFAAVGIGVDAVNWGKIGSIVASWLVSPLIGGAIALLLMISIRKLILNTEKPFEKAKLWGPVYVFLVGWIVGLVTLFKGLKHLDLELSIVQSLVAATAIGIVLAFIGKLLINRVKVDPEADKEHHYASVEKVFVPLMLFTAAAMAFAHGSNDVANAIGPLAAVVSIVQSGGEVAQKAELPLWILALGGVGIVIGLSTMGYRVMETIGTKITELTPTRGYCATLAAATTVVLASKTGLPVSTTQIAVGAVMGVGLARGVGAIDLRVIGGIVLSWLVTLPAGGILAALFFFLFKGMFS; encoded by the coding sequence TCGCCGGCGCATTCATCGCCGGCGGGCAGGTAACCACGACCATCCGCAAGGGTATCATCGACCCCAGTTCGATTGCCGGTAGTCCAGAGTTACTGGTCTACGGGATGCTGGCGGCGCTGCTGGCAGCCGCGATCTGGCTCATGATTGCCTCCACCCGGGGCTGGCCCGTTTCCACGACCCATACCATTGTCGGCGCCATCGTCGGCTTCGCCGCCGTGGGCATCGGGGTCGACGCGGTCAACTGGGGCAAGATCGGGAGTATTGTTGCCAGTTGGCTGGTTTCGCCCCTGATCGGCGGTGCTATCGCTCTGTTGCTGATGATCAGTATCCGCAAGTTGATCCTGAACACGGAAAAGCCGTTCGAAAAAGCCAAGCTTTGGGGCCCGGTTTATGTCTTCCTGGTCGGCTGGATCGTTGGCCTGGTCACGCTGTTCAAAGGCCTCAAACACCTCGATCTCGAGCTTAGTATAGTGCAGAGCCTGGTTGCCGCCACCGCCATCGGCATCGTTCTCGCCTTCATCGGTAAGCTGCTCATCAACCGAGTCAAGGTCGACCCGGAGGCGGACAAGGAACACCATTACGCCAGCGTCGAAAAGGTATTTGTGCCGCTAATGCTCTTCACCGCGGCCGCAATGGCCTTCGCGCATGGCTCAAACGACGTGGCCAACGCCATCGGTCCGCTAGCGGCGGTGGTTTCCATCGTTCAGAGTGGCGGCGAGGTCGCACAGAAGGCCGAATTACCGCTATGGATCCTCGCCCTCGGTGGTGTCGGCATCGTCATTGGTCTGAGCACCATGGGGTACCGGGTCATGGAGACCATTGGCACCAAGATCACCGAGTTGACGCCGACGCGAGGCTACTGTGCGACGCTGGCTGCCGCCACGACTGTCGTGCTTGCATCGAAGACCGGCCTGCCGGTGTCGACCACCCAGATTGCGGTGGGTGCCGTCATGGGTGTGGGCCTCGCGCGTGGCGTCGGTGCCATCGATCTGCGTGTCATTGGAGGTATTGTCCTGTCCTGGTTGGTCACCTTGCCCGCGGGCGGAATTCTCGCCGCATTGTTCTTTTTCCTGTTCAAGGGCATGTTTAGCTGA
- a CDS encoding serine/threonine protein phosphatase, translated as MDLQTMKGVKFPADLTFRQLLITGPPGAGKSTMVRKLRGWPDEGYIDLSLNKWWKAKALNLRPREIHLGFPCQGYKDALAVFDKEWIESLTPPELDLERIKIPPPKRYFFSVNWRKRYAFEFLIPKAEVLFAQRRRRNKEYGRHHVDEGVNLKRVENQIRIYQMAALHLCRSGLIAYIREGTDGVPLEIIESGSG; from the coding sequence GTGGATCTGCAGACGATGAAAGGCGTGAAATTTCCGGCCGATCTCACCTTTCGCCAACTGTTGATAACCGGCCCGCCAGGTGCTGGAAAAAGCACCATGGTGCGTAAACTGAGGGGTTGGCCCGACGAAGGCTATATCGATCTGTCGCTGAACAAATGGTGGAAGGCAAAGGCCCTCAACCTGCGCCCGCGCGAGATCCATCTTGGCTTTCCGTGTCAGGGGTACAAAGACGCCCTGGCGGTGTTCGACAAAGAATGGATCGAGTCGCTGACACCGCCGGAACTCGATCTGGAGAGAATCAAGATACCGCCGCCGAAACGGTATTTCTTTTCCGTCAACTGGCGCAAACGCTATGCCTTCGAGTTCCTGATACCGAAGGCGGAAGTGCTGTTCGCGCAGCGGCGTCGGCGCAATAAGGAATATGGACGGCATCATGTCGACGAGGGTGTGAACCTGAAACGGGTCGAAAATCAGATCAGGATCTATCAGATGGCCGCGCTTCATTTATGCCGCAGCGGTTTGATTGCCTATATCCGCGAGGGAACCGATGGGGTCCCCCTTGAAATCATTGAATCCGGGAGCGGTTAA